A single region of the Rattus rattus isolate New Zealand chromosome 8, Rrattus_CSIRO_v1, whole genome shotgun sequence genome encodes:
- the LOC116908020 gene encoding S phase cyclin A-associated protein in the endoplasmic reticulum-like, giving the protein MPKVSLVTEALRAKDDSDKENICLLPEESIQKGKPVEDRCAPAELPSKDSLHPSDHPLSERIQFTVSILDDVKNSGSGQDNSVHTSEIPAIHSDAVCVAVTPPTRALPTDKDRVPADTVGMVTETTDPSDISNVSAADWVRTTYRNPVLIY; this is encoded by the exons ATGCCCAAAGTTTCCCTAGTGACAGAAGCCTTAAGGGCAAAGGATGACAGCGATAAGGAAAACATATGCCTTTTACCTGAAGAAAGCATACAGAAAGGGAAACCTGTTGAAGACAGATGTGCCCCTGCTGAATTGCCTTCCAAGGACTCATTACACCCTTCTGACCATCCTCTTTCTGAGAGAATTCAg TTCACAGTGAGTATTTTGGATGATGTCAAGAATTCTGGTAGTGGTCAAGACAATTCAGTGCATACTTCTGAGATACCAGCTATTCACAGTGATGCAGTATGTGTTGCTGTTActccaccaaccagagctttgccaacagacaaagacagagttcCAGCAGACACAGTAGGAATGGTGACTGAGACAACGGACCCTTCAGATATTTCAAATGTGAGTGCTGCTGACTGGGTAAGAACAACTTATCGGAATCCTGTATTGatatattaa